From the genome of Lysinibacter sp. HNR:
ATCTTGCGTTTGTGCGGCTGTCATCTTGCTGCTTCCTGTCTACGGTGTTTCTGGAGGATGGGTGTGTGAGTGCGGAGTCCTCTGCGCTAGTGGGTATAAAAGCCGTTACCATGAAGGTTTCTGGCGGTCCACTATCAATGCCGGCAGAGAGCCAGCCACCGGCAAGATGCGCCCTCTCGGTCATGCCCAGGATACCCCTTCCCTGAGACAGGGGAGCGTCCGATAGAGGCTTGGGCTGCCCATCCGGGTGGATACGCGAAACAATCGAGATAAAGAGTCCTGTTCCCTGCCAATCGAGTACCACGCGCACGGGAACTGTTACGTCAGAGTACTTGAGAGCATTGGTGAGGCTTTCCTGGACGATTCTGTATGCGGCAAGCTGCCTGGAGTCCGACATCTCGACGCTGGTGCCAAAGGTTTGGAGATCCAGCGTGAGCCCAGCTCCCGATAGCCTGCGATAAAGTTCGTCCAGACGTGCCAGAGTTGGGGCATCATCCTCGCCGATATCGGTGGTGAGCCAATCGATCAGTGTGCGTACCTCGGTGAGCGAGGCTCGTGCGGAAGAGGCGATATTCTTGAGAGAGTCCTGCATAACGTGGGTCTGATGGCGACCGGCGTAGCGGGCCCCGTCGGCCTGAGCAATAATGACGGCTAGTGAGTGGGCCATGATGTCGTGGACGTCGTGTGCAATACGGCTTCTTTCTGACGCAACCGCGATCTCCGTCTCTGCCAAGCGTAGCTCGTGTACCGACTCGCGAAGTTGCGCTTTATTGATGGCCAGACGGATACCCAGGCGCGCCGCAACGCTGAGGGCCCACACGGCTCCCGCGATCGCAAAGACAGAGATGCCAAATGTCAGGGTGTACCGCCACCCCATGAAGCCGTCCCAGCCCTGCTCAACGCTGAAGTCCCAGGTCCAGGTGGGCCAGGCATACCAGGGTGTGAGAAGAGCGGTAATGAGTATGGAGCCCACACACGCAAAGGCTAAAGAGAGCCATCGTATCCACTGTTTACCGGAAAAGGCCAATCGCGTCACAATGAGGAGGATGCCGAGATAGGCCGGCCAGGTTTCAGCCGTCGGTAGCTGAACCACAGCGAGGATTTGGGCGGTGAGTACCCCGAGAATAATGAGAACTGAGCCGAGCGGGGAAATAAAACAGATTGCGATGGACAGACCAATCGCGGTTATCCACGGATTGCCGTAGCTAACGTTTGTGAACCAGATGAGCAGAAAGAGAGCTCCCAGGGCGGGCATAAACCAGGTGATCAGAATCTGTTTATGTGCGCGGCTGAGACGCCCCTCTTCCTGCGAGAGCAGGGGTGTGTACAGGTTCGTGACCAAGCTCATGAGTAACTACGGTAAGGCTTGAAGCTGTGTAAAAGCACGATACTGCCGGAAATTGTGAGCCGTTTGCGCGGAAGGTCACGGTCGGCGGCGAATCAGCACAACCACATCATCAAGAGTTGCTGGTGTGCCATCGGGGGCCACAGTCCGGCGAGAACGTGTCTCGGAGAGAATGGTCTCCCACGCATCCGGGTCGAGTGCAAGCTGCGCGACCTCCTCTGATGGGCTGAGAAAATGGTGCTCGTGATGTGTATCCGCCCGGGGCGGGAAAGCCGCGTGTGAGGTAATGAGCAGGTGTCCGCCCGGTGCGATCTGCTCGGCGGCCTGCCGGAGGATGTCCTCGCGGGGTAAATCAACGGGGGAATGGAGGAAGCTTGCCGACACGAGATCGTAGGTGTCTGCTGGAAGTGTGCTCAGGTCGGCGGAGAGGAAGCGAGCGTGGGGTGGGGTGAGGCCTTTTGCCTCAGCCGCGGCCGCGGCGCGCTGGATGGCGGTGGGCGAGATGTCAATGCCGGTAGCCTCCCAGCCGTGCTGCGCGAGCCAGATGACGTCCGCTCCCTCCCCGCAGCCCAGATCCAGTGCGCGCCCGGGATTGAGGGTGCTGGCGATATCGGCGAGTACCGTGTTGACCCTGCCGGACCAGACACGGGCAGAGCCCGTGTATCGTTCCTCCCAGAAATCGGCGGGCGCGATCTCTTGTTGGGTTGTTGAATCGTGGACAGCGGTATCGAAGTCCCAGGCGGTGAGGGCTGTGTTGACGGCTCCGCCCGTCAACGCGCCGTTACCAATCGACACGGATACGTTTGCGGCGGGGCTGACGACGTTGCCGATCGCCCAGATTCGATTGTCGCTTGTTCTCCCTGTGGGATCAATGGTGAGAAATGCGCCAAACGGTGTTTCGCTGCGAGCAAGTTCCAGCGCTTCGAGAAAGTCATCGTGTGGCGTGGGGGCGCTCACGGTGAAGAGCGTATCAATCGCTACCTCGCGGCCGTCTTCGAGGCGCACAGCGGCGATATTCGTCCCCTCGCCAAGGATTTCCACGACCGGCGCAGGCTCGAGTGTGATACCGCGTGCGCGCAGACGCTGTCGGGTTTCAGGGGTGATCTCTCCGAGACCCGCACTGAAAAGGGTGACCCGGTCGCTCCACTGCCGGACGAGTTCGACTTGATGTGGACCGAGGGGTGAGGTGGTGAGGACCCCGAGGCGTCGATCGCGTACCTCCCATCCGTGGCAGTATGGGCAGTGCAACACACTGGTGCCCCACCGTTCGACAAGACCGGGAATGTCGGGGAGGCTGTCGCTTACTCCGGTTGCGACAACCAGTGCGCGCGCTACCCACACGTCGCTGTCGGTGATGACCCGCAGGCCGCCTCGTTTGCGTTCAACCTGTGTGATGGTCCCGCTTACGAACTCGACGCCGTAGCCCGCAGCTTCAGCCCTGCCTCGTTTAAGGAGTTCGTCCGGTGGTACTCCCTCCTGTCCCAGTACGCCGTGCATGTGTGTGGCAAAACGATTGCGCGGATTGCCCGCATCAACAACCAGCACGCGCCGACGTGAGCGGCCGAGCATGAGCGCGGCTGACAGCCCCGCTGGCCCGCCACCCGCAATGATCACATCCCACAAGTTCTCTGTCATATGTCCAGCATGTGCGGCATAATAAGATATTGCAAATAGATTTGCAGAAATAGCAAGGAGCCGAGAATGAATAACGAACTGGGACAGCTTGGTGCAAGGCTGCGTGCGATTCGCCAATCGCGCGGGCTGACGCTTGCGGAGCTCGCCGCGAGCGCGGAGATGTCAGCGAGTACGCTGTCGCGGCTGGAGTCTGGCAAGCGGCAGGCGAGTCTGGAGCTATTGCTGCCGCTGACACGACGGCTCGGGATTCGGCTTGATGACCTGGTTCCCGCCGAGACGGTGGATCCGCGGGTGCGGCGCCCCGTTATCCGTCGAGATGGGCTAGTCATAGTGCCTCTTGCGCCGGAATACTCGCCTCTTCGTACCTATAAGATTACCTATCCTGCGGGTGGTTTGCTGCCGGAACTGCGGGTGCATGATGGGTATGAGTGGCTCTACGTGCTGCAGGGGCGGCTCCGTCTGTGGCTTGGCGAGCAGGACCTGACGCTAGTCCGCGGGGAGGCTGCCGAGTTTGACACCCGTACCCCGCACGCTATGTCTGCTGCGGGTGGGCGGTCGGCGCAAGTGATCAGCATTTTTAACGAGGCTGGTGCTCGCATGCACACTCATACCACCCAGTGAATGGTGTGAGTATTCCTGCGGTGGAGTTGTGACATGGTGTTTTCGGTTGCAGTTGTAATCGGTTTCCGGGCGGTTGCGCGTGCCTCATCACTCCAATCGAATATTAAGATTAAGGCTTGCCTTGTTTATATACGGCGATCGCAGTATTAGAACATCGTTTTATGCGGTGTGCGTAACCGTTATTACCCACTACGAAAACAAGCCTTCGAAGGAAAACCAACGATCGCCTCTACCCACGAGAACACACCCCGAACGACGGTGCCGCGCTCGCAGGTCCCGCTTCTTCTCGGAGCAGTATTTCTTATTTACCTCGGCCAGATGACGCTCAACTCGATCGTTGCACCCCTATCGCGGGAGAGGCTCGCTGGCTAGCAGATCGGTGTCCTGCTGCTCACGGGACTCGTGTTGATTGTGTTCCGGTTACGCCGCGAATCTCGCCATGAGCTCATCGAGATACCCGTTCGGGTGAGTCCGTTTGAGAGCCGTGTGTGGCCGTTTTTGCTCGCCGGGTTCCTCCTTCTCGTTGTCGATGCCGGACCCGTACCTATTGTTGATCGTAATCTTGTTGATCGGCCTCGGTCTGGGAATCGCGATGCCCGGTTACACCGCCGGGCCCACCCTTCTTGCTAATCGCGAGGAACAGGGAGGCCTTGCCGAGTGGCTCCCACCGCTGGAACTGTTCTCTACGGGCTGTGGGCTGCGCTTCCCACCATTGTGGGTGCTGCGATCATTGCTGTTGTTACCCTTTTGTTCTTCTTCATGTGCGTTTCCGGCGTCTGCCCGATCACCTGGGGTAGCGCTGACGAGTGATCACTGGTGGGTAGCCGTTGGAGGGTGGGTGGTTAGGCGGCGACCCACAGAACGTTGGCGGTAACGGGGGGATACTCGTTGCGGCGTTTCTCAACCTGGTCACTACCTTTTCCAGATGGAGGCGATTGTCCAGGAGGGAAAAGAATCGATTAACTCGGTTGCAGATACCGCATCGGACAACCCGATACGGTAGGTGGGAATATGAGGTTATTCAAGCGATTCAGTGAGCTCAAACCAGCGCTCCTCGAGCGCAGCCTTTTCGCCTTCTGCCGTGCGTAGTGTGTTATTGATTGTGGTTAGTCCCTCGTAGTCGCTCTGATCGTGAGCGGCCATATGCTCATGAAGCTCGGTAATCTGTGCGGAAAGCCGCTCAATTTTCCTCTCGGTAGCATTGATCTCTTTTTGGGTGGTGCGCTCCTGCGCCCCTGAAGCTCGGCGGCGCTTCGCAGGAGGTGCGTCGCGTACCTTTGCGGTTGAGGAGTCGGCAGAGGCTGTTTGGGCCCCCTGCTCACGGAGCCGCACATACTCCTCAACCCCACCCGGCAAATGCCGTAGTCGACCGTTGATAATTGCGTATTGTTGGTCCGTCACCCGCTCTACCAGGTAGCGGTCGTGGGAGACCACGATCAGTGTGCCCGGCCACGAGTCGAGCAGGTCTTCCATCGCGGCAAGCATATCGGTGTCAACATCGTTTGACGGCTCGTCGAGGATGAGGACGTTGGGCTCTGCGAGTAACACAAGTAGGAGTTGTAGCCTGCGTTTTTGTCCACCCGAGAGTTCGCCAACCCGAGCCGAGAGGTGTTCCCGGGAAAAACCGAGCCGTTCGAGTAATTGCGCGGGGGTCAGCTCCTTGCCGTCTGTGACGTAGCTTGTTTTTGTGCGGGCCAGTACCTCTCGAACCCGGTCACCCGCGATCTCCTCAATTTCTGAAAACTGCTGATCCAGAATCGCTAGCTGCACGGTTTTTCCGTGTTTTACCCGTCCCGATGTGGGGGAGATCGTGCCCGCTATGAGCCCGAGCAGTGTTGACTTGCCCGCGCCGTTTGCACCCATAATGGCGGTGCGTTCCCCCGGAGCGATACGCCATTCGATATCACGCAGCACCTCGTGTGAGCCAAAGGTGACCCCGGCATCCAAAAGATCAACAACCTCTTTGCCGAGGCGGGCAGTGGCCATGCGGGAGAGCTCAATCTGATTACGCGGTGCCGGGACATCGGCGATGAGCTGGTTTGCGGCCTCAATACGAAACTTGGGTTTGGCGGTGCGCGCCGGTGCGCCGCGGCGTAACCAGGCCAATTCTTTGCGCATGAGGTTTTGCCGTTTTGTTTCTATTGCCGCGGCCTGCCGATCCCGCTCCACACGCTGCAGAATGTATGCCGCATAACCGCCCTCAAAGGAATCGACGGTGCGGTCGTGAACCTCCCATGTTGCGTTTGCCACCTCGTCGAGGAACCATCGATCGTGCGTTACCATCAGTAGGGCACCGGTGTTTTTGGGCCAGCGCGAGCCAAGATGTTTTGCCAGCCAGGCGATACCCTCCACATCAAGGTGGTTGGTGGGTTCGTCAAGCGCGAGCACATCCCACTCATCCACCAGCAGGGCGGCGAGCGCGACCCTGCGCCGTTGGCCACCACTCAGGGTGCTGATCGTGGTGCTCCAATCGAGATCCGTCACCAGACCCGAGATAACATCGCGTACCCGGGAATCTCCCGCCCACTCGTACTCCGGGCGATCACCAACGATTGTTGCACCCACGGTTGCCGCGTCGTCAAGAGTGTCAGATTGCTCAAGAACACCTATACGGATGCCTCCGCGTCTTGTGACCTGGCCGGAATTTGGTTCTATGCGGCCCGCGAGCATGCCCAGCAGCGATGATTTTCCATCGCCGTTCCGTCCGACTATGCCTACCCGGTCGCCCTCGTTCAGCCCGATGCTAACAGAGTCAAAAATAACCCGGGTGGGAAACTCAAGGTGAAGATTCTCTGCGCCAAGTAAGTGTGCCACCCAATGAGTTTACAGGTCGGTTGCGTCGAAACTATTGCGTAGCTTACGGAGCAGGGTGCCCAGCCGTGCCTGTTCCGTAGAGCTGAGTCCCGCGAGAAGCGACTCTTCCGCATCAACCAGGCGGGTTATTGCCGCATCTACACGAGTGAGTCCTGCCGTAGTCATTTTGACGAGTACACCGCGCCCGTCGTTGGGGTCGGTGAGGCGGGTGACCAAATCTCGCTCAGCCATGCGGTCAATGCGATTTGTCATGGTTCCACTCGACACCATGGTTGCCGAAACCAGGCGTTTGGGGCTCAGCGCAAAGGGTGGTCCCTCTC
Proteins encoded in this window:
- a CDS encoding histidine kinase, whose translation is MSLVTNLYTPLLSQEEGRLSRAHKQILITWFMPALGALFLLIWFTNVSYGNPWITAIGLSIAICFISPLGSVLIILGVLTAQILAVVQLPTAETWPAYLGILLIVTRLAFSGKQWIRWLSLAFACVGSILITALLTPWYAWPTWTWDFSVEQGWDGFMGWRYTLTFGISVFAIAGAVWALSVAARLGIRLAINKAQLRESVHELRLAETEIAVASERSRIAHDVHDIMAHSLAVIIAQADGARYAGRHQTHVMQDSLKNIASSARASLTEVRTLIDWLTTDIGEDDAPTLARLDELYRRLSGAGLTLDLQTFGTSVEMSDSRQLAAYRIVQESLTNALKYSDVTVPVRVVLDWQGTGLFISIVSRIHPDGQPKPLSDAPLSQGRGILGMTERAHLAGGWLSAGIDSGPPETFMVTAFIPTSAEDSALTHPSSRNTVDRKQQDDSRTNARSS
- a CDS encoding FAD-dependent oxidoreductase — its product is MTENLWDVIIAGGGPAGLSAALMLGRSRRRVLVVDAGNPRNRFATHMHGVLGQEGVPPDELLKRGRAEAAGYGVEFVSGTITQVERKRGGLRVITDSDVWVARALVVATGVSDSLPDIPGLVERWGTSVLHCPYCHGWEVRDRRLGVLTTSPLGPHQVELVRQWSDRVTLFSAGLGEITPETRQRLRARGITLEPAPVVEILGEGTNIAAVRLEDGREVAIDTLFTVSAPTPHDDFLEALELARSETPFGAFLTIDPTGRTSDNRIWAIGNVVSPAANVSVSIGNGALTGGAVNTALTAWDFDTAVHDSTTQQEIAPADFWEERYTGSARVWSGRVNTVLADIASTLNPGRALDLGCGEGADVIWLAQHGWEATGIDISPTAIQRAAAAAEAKGLTPPHARFLSADLSTLPADTYDLVSASFLHSPVDLPREDILRQAAEQIAPGGHLLITSHAAFPPRADTHHEHHFLSPSEEVAQLALDPDAWETILSETRSRRTVAPDGTPATLDDVVVLIRRRP
- a CDS encoding XRE family transcriptional regulator, with protein sequence MNNELGQLGARLRAIRQSRGLTLAELAASAEMSASTLSRLESGKRQASLELLLPLTRRLGIRLDDLVPAETVDPRVRRPVIRRDGLVIVPLAPEYSPLRTYKITYPAGGLLPELRVHDGYEWLYVLQGRLRLWLGEQDLTLVRGEAAEFDTRTPHAMSAAGGRSAQVISIFNEAGARMHTHTTQ
- a CDS encoding ABC-F family ATP-binding cassette domain-containing protein: MAHLLGAENLHLEFPTRVIFDSVSIGLNEGDRVGIVGRNGDGKSSLLGMLAGRIEPNSGQVTRRGGIRIGVLEQSDTLDDAATVGATIVGDRPEYEWAGDSRVRDVISGLVTDLDWSTTISTLSGGQRRRVALAALLVDEWDVLALDEPTNHLDVEGIAWLAKHLGSRWPKNTGALLMVTHDRWFLDEVANATWEVHDRTVDSFEGGYAAYILQRVERDRQAAAIETKRQNLMRKELAWLRRGAPARTAKPKFRIEAANQLIADVPAPRNQIELSRMATARLGKEVVDLLDAGVTFGSHEVLRDIEWRIAPGERTAIMGANGAGKSTLLGLIAGTISPTSGRVKHGKTVQLAILDQQFSEIEEIAGDRVREVLARTKTSYVTDGKELTPAQLLERLGFSREHLSARVGELSGGQKRRLQLLLVLLAEPNVLILDEPSNDVDTDMLAAMEDLLDSWPGTLIVVSHDRYLVERVTDQQYAIINGRLRHLPGGVEEYVRLREQGAQTASADSSTAKVRDAPPAKRRRASGAQERTTQKEINATERKIERLSAQITELHEHMAAHDQSDYEGLTTINNTLRTAEGEKAALEERWFELTESLE
- a CDS encoding MarR family transcriptional regulator, with translation MTGDDEVDRIVDAWTEARPDLDFSPLHVLSRVTRIAKHFNRIRQTAFSRSDLESWEFDVLAALRREGPPFALSPKRLVSATMVSSGTMTNRIDRMAERDLVTRLTDPNDGRGVLVKMTTAGLTRVDAAITRLVDAEESLLAGLSSTEQARLGTLLRKLRNSFDATDL